One window from the genome of Equus quagga isolate Etosha38 chromosome 6, UCLA_HA_Equagga_1.0, whole genome shotgun sequence encodes:
- the GPR12 gene encoding G-protein coupled receptor 12 — translation MNEDLKVNLSGLPRDYLDAGAAENASAAVSSQVPVVKPEPELVVNPWDIVLCTSGTLISCENAVVVLIIFHNPSLRAPMFLLIGSLALADLLAGIGLITNFVFAYLLQSEATKLVTIGLIVASFSASVCSLLAITVDRYLSLYYALTYHSERTVTFTYVMLIMLWGTSICLGLLPVMGWNCLRDESTCSVVRPLTKNNAAILSVCFLFMFALMLQLYIQICKIVMRHAHQIALQHHFLATSHYVTTRKGVSTLAIILGTFAACWMPFTLYSLIADYTYPSIYTYATLLPATYNSIINPVIYAFRNQEIQKALCLICCGCIPPSLSQRARSPSDV, via the coding sequence ATGAATGAAGACCTGAAGGTCAATTTAAGCGGGCTGCCTCGGGATTATTTAGATGCCGGTGCTGCGGAGAACGCGTCGGCGGCCGTCTCCTCCCAGGTTCCTGTCGTAAAGCCAGAGCCAGAGCTGGTTGTCAACCCCTGGGACATTGTGTTGTGTACCTCGGGAACCCTCATCTCCTGTGAGAATGCCGTTGTGGTCCTCATCATCTTCCATAACCCCAGCCTGCGAGCGCCCATGTTCCTGCTGATAGGCAGCCTGGCTCTTGCAGACCTGCTGGCCGGCATTGGCCTCATCACCAATTTTGTTTTTGCCTACCTGCTTCAGTCAGAAGCCACCAAGCTGGTCACAATCGGACTCATTGTcgcctctttctctgcctctgtctgcagCTTGCTGGCTATCACTGTTGACCGCTACCTCTCCCTGTATTACGCTCTGACATACCATTCGGAGAGAACGGTCACGTTTACCTATGTCATGCTCATCATGCTCTGGGGGACCTCCATCTGCCTGGGACTGCTGCCCGTCATGGGCTGGAACTGCCTCAGGGACGAGTCCACCTGCAGCGTGGTCAGACCTCTCACCAAGAACAACGCAGCCATCCTTTCTGTCTGCTTCCTCTTCATGTTTGCGCTCATGCTTCAGCTCTACATCCAGATCTGTAAGATTGTGATGAGGCACGCCCATCAGATAGCCCTGCAGCACCACTTCCTGGCCACCTCGCACTACGTCACCACCCGGAAGGGCGTCTCGACGCTGGCCATCATCCTGGGGACCTTTGCTGCTTGCTGGATGCCTTTCACCCTCTATTCCTTGATCGCTGATTATACCTACCCCTCCATCTACACCTATGCCACGCTCCTGCCCGCCACCTACAACTCCATCATCAACCCTGTCATATACGCTTTCAGAAACCAAGAGATCCAGAAAGCCCTCTGTCTCATCTGCTGCGGCTGTATCCCACCCAGTCTCTCCCAGAGGGCGCGGTCACCCAGCGATGTGTAG